A window from Acidobacteriota bacterium encodes these proteins:
- a CDS encoding TIGR03790 family protein — MARARAAPAALLCLLALPCADAAAAVPRPDQVLVVANGTSRASMQLADYYVRARGIPADHVVRIAVPPQDEISRAEYARNVERPVAEWLLRRGAQDRVRYIVLMRGVPLRIAGTLGREGTTASVDSELALIYRRLAGGPVKIAGPVQNPYFLGLEPLDAARPFSHQAHDVTLVSRLDGVTEAHVRAFIDRTGTPAVDGVFALDRSGTEDAVRERLFREAAAALLARGFEGRVVTDDTSRPLRTDQALLGYFSSGAVHGHPRLPEARFAPGAIASGLFAGDAGTFQGAATAGSPGLGALIGAGAAAAGSVADPYVDGAIRPAILFPAYLAGMNQVDAFYLALPYLSWQSVIVADPFCAPFGRRQGEEAPVEEPAIDARTGLPHWFAARRVAALAPESAVDGARVQMALAETRLARDDFAAAEQAIEAAIALDPRFVRARLFQAGLLKRAGFHERSAEAYREVLAVDPNNVPALNDLAYLIAVDLRRPAEALPYAERAFRLAEGDSAIADTIGWVHHLLGDNITARRYLEQAVSGSPERQEFRIHAALVYAALGETDLAVRELAAADALSGAAAEAPAPARPRKVDGAAPVGAPVVATPSRSTGGRRAAAPGRRPKPVGSAGPGGKAGRAAQPRTTRPVPRARRGGAARPMTATEVGLPAVCSPAPVRARRLTNDCRCGETSRAVNDFRVACAGGAPADGCGSRFAPCRHVAAGD; from the coding sequence ATGGCGCGCGCGCGCGCGGCTCCCGCCGCCCTGCTGTGTCTGCTCGCTCTGCCGTGCGCCGACGCGGCGGCGGCCGTGCCGCGGCCCGACCAGGTGCTGGTCGTGGCCAACGGCACGAGCCGCGCGTCGATGCAACTGGCGGACTACTACGTCCGGGCGCGCGGGATTCCCGCGGACCACGTGGTGCGAATCGCGGTGCCCCCGCAGGACGAGATCTCGCGCGCCGAGTACGCGCGGAACGTCGAGCGGCCGGTCGCGGAGTGGCTGCTGCGGCGCGGCGCGCAGGACCGCGTCCGGTACATCGTCCTGATGAGAGGGGTGCCGCTGCGAATCGCCGGCACCCTGGGCCGGGAAGGCACGACGGCCAGCGTCGACTCCGAACTCGCGCTGATCTACCGGCGGCTCGCGGGAGGGCCCGTCAAGATCGCCGGACCGGTACAGAATCCGTACTTTCTTGGCCTGGAGCCGCTGGACGCGGCCCGGCCGTTTTCCCACCAGGCACACGACGTCACGCTCGTCTCGCGCCTTGACGGCGTGACCGAGGCGCACGTGCGCGCGTTCATCGACCGGACCGGGACACCCGCCGTCGACGGCGTTTTCGCGCTCGACAGGTCCGGGACCGAGGATGCGGTGCGCGAGCGCCTGTTCCGCGAGGCCGCCGCGGCCCTCCTCGCCCGCGGCTTCGAGGGACGCGTGGTGACCGATGACACTTCGCGTCCGCTGCGGACGGACCAGGCGCTGCTCGGCTACTTTTCGTCGGGCGCGGTCCACGGTCACCCGCGCCTGCCCGAGGCGCGCTTCGCGCCGGGCGCGATTGCATCCGGCCTGTTCGCCGGCGATGCCGGCACATTCCAGGGGGCTGCGACCGCAGGCAGCCCCGGGCTCGGGGCCTTGATCGGCGCGGGCGCTGCAGCGGCCGGATCGGTGGCGGATCCGTACGTCGACGGCGCGATTCGGCCGGCCATTCTATTTCCGGCTTATCTGGCGGGCATGAACCAGGTCGATGCTTTTTATCTCGCGTTGCCCTATCTCAGTTGGCAGTCGGTCATCGTCGCCGACCCGTTCTGCGCGCCGTTCGGGCGGCGGCAGGGGGAGGAGGCCCCGGTCGAAGAGCCCGCGATCGACGCGCGCACCGGGCTGCCGCACTGGTTCGCGGCGCGCCGGGTGGCCGCGCTCGCGCCGGAGTCGGCGGTGGATGGGGCGCGCGTTCAGATGGCGCTGGCAGAGACGCGGCTGGCGCGCGACGATTTCGCCGCCGCGGAGCAGGCAATCGAAGCGGCGATCGCGCTCGACCCGCGTTTCGTGCGCGCCCGGCTGTTCCAGGCAGGACTCCTGAAGCGCGCTGGGTTCCACGAGCGGTCGGCCGAGGCGTACCGCGAGGTGCTCGCGGTCGATCCGAACAACGTGCCGGCGCTGAACGACCTCGCGTACCTGATCGCCGTCGATCTGCGGCGGCCCGCCGAGGCGCTCCCGTACGCCGAGAGGGCATTTCGTCTCGCCGAAGGAGACTCGGCGATCGCCGATACGATCGGCTGGGTTCATCACCTGCTCGGAGACAACATCACCGCCCGCCGGTACCTCGAGCAGGCGGTGAGCGGATCGCCGGAGCGTCAGGAGTTCCGGATCCACGCGGCGCTCGTGTACGCGGCGTTGGGTGAGACGGACCTCGCGGTGCGGGAGCTGGCGGCGGCCGACGCCTTGTCGGGAGCGGCTGCCGAAGCGCCAGCGCCCGCACGCCCGCGGAAGGTTGATGGAGCCGCGCCGGTGGGGGCCCCCGTGGTGGCGACGCCGAGTCGCTCGACAGGGGGACGGCGCGCGGCGGCGCCGGGGCGACGCCCGAAGCCCGTCGGCAGCGCGGGGCCTGGGGGAAAAGCCGGTCGTGCCGCGCAGCCGCGCACGACCCGGCCGGTCCCGCGCGCTCGTCGCGGTGGCGCCGCGCGGCCGATGACGGCGACTGAAGTCGGCCTCCCGGCGGTCTGTTCTCCGGCGCCCGTCCGCGCGCGCCGGTTGACGAACGACTGCCGCTGCGGCGAAACGTCGCGCGCCGTCAACGACTTCCGCGTCGCGTGCGCCGGTGGCGCGCCCGCGGACGGTTGTGGCAGCCGCTTTGCTCCGTGTCGCCACGTCGCGGCAGGCGACTAA
- a CDS encoding PEP-CTERM sorting domain-containing protein — MIRRLSLVTAAVALALGLSAPAAQAGAIIDFGTGTAGAGGTITVSGSHATGSGILLDAMTVLGSSADGVYDLSGAGVSATAGGGSSAELFFDTALGTISVIGGVPTLGIASGTTLLSGTIKKFTLTTAGAVVSVSAVGADLKNHALLAALGLNPALPFKFFKFTLGADLTSPFGPVYTATSTDILNAQVPEPGSLLLLGSGLLGMAGAARRRLRARKQQA, encoded by the coding sequence ATGATCAGGAGACTCTCTCTCGTTACCGCGGCCGTCGCGCTGGCGTTGGGGCTCTCGGCCCCGGCGGCGCAGGCGGGCGCGATTATCGACTTCGGAACCGGAACTGCGGGCGCGGGCGGAACAATCACCGTCAGCGGATCGCACGCCACCGGCAGCGGCATCCTTCTCGACGCGATGACGGTGCTCGGCTCTTCGGCCGACGGCGTGTACGACCTGTCGGGAGCGGGGGTGTCGGCAACCGCCGGCGGCGGCTCGAGCGCGGAGCTGTTCTTTGACACCGCGCTCGGTACCATTTCGGTCATCGGCGGGGTCCCGACCCTAGGAATCGCGAGCGGGACGACGCTGCTGAGCGGAACGATCAAGAAATTCACGCTGACGACGGCAGGCGCTGTCGTGTCGGTGAGCGCTGTCGGCGCCGACCTGAAGAACCACGCCCTGCTCGCCGCGCTCGGACTGAACCCGGCATTGCCGTTCAAGTTCTTCAAGTTCACGCTCGGCGCGGACCTCACCTCACCATTCGGACCGGTGTACACCGCGACGAGCACGGATATCCTGAACGCCCAGGTGCCGGAACCCGGATCGCTCCTGCTTCTCGGTTCGGGGCTGCTCGGAATGGCGGGCGCGGCGAGGCGGAGGCTCCGCGCTCGGAAACAGCAGGCGTAG
- a CDS encoding tetratricopeptide repeat protein, which yields MPAMNRIRLGVAVLTAAVAAACADPATVKARHVASGDRYVASGADTEAIIEYRNALQQDPRDGHVRRRLADAFERTSQPEKAMREYLRAADLLPGDAALQVKAGQYLLLARQFADARSRAEKVLARDPRQVDAQVLLANALAGLQQLSQAVQQIETAVATDPSRAASYTNLASLKLATGDRRAAEAAFLKAVEIDSRSVPARLALANFYWSDGRSDEAEETLKAALRLDRDHDLTQRALAMFYLSAGRAAEAEAPLKALADNTKDPAARLALADYYSGTGRTAEALRVLESLREGPQATEARLREAAIRYDSGEREVAAREVEALLGRDEQQPRALLLQARWALSEGHLDRAAAKARAAVAADPRSADAHSVLGAVHGARREYEEAVAAFSEVLRLRPSDTAAPLALAKIHLARGEARSAVPFAQAATRGDEPSDEAQIVLVQALLKTRDVPGAERALQAVVARDRAPALVSAGLIALASTWPPRRTM from the coding sequence ATGCCAGCCATGAACAGAATTCGCCTCGGCGTTGCGGTGCTTACCGCGGCCGTCGCCGCGGCGTGCGCGGATCCGGCGACCGTCAAGGCGCGACACGTCGCGAGCGGCGACCGGTACGTCGCGTCCGGCGCGGACACCGAGGCCATCATCGAATATCGGAATGCGCTGCAGCAGGATCCGCGCGACGGTCACGTGCGCCGCCGGCTCGCCGACGCGTTCGAGCGCACGTCCCAACCCGAGAAGGCGATGCGCGAGTACCTGCGGGCGGCGGACCTCCTTCCCGGCGACGCGGCGCTCCAGGTGAAGGCAGGCCAGTACCTTCTGCTCGCGAGGCAGTTCGCCGACGCACGGTCACGGGCCGAGAAGGTGCTCGCGAGGGATCCCCGCCAGGTCGACGCCCAGGTTCTGCTGGCGAACGCGCTCGCCGGCCTGCAGCAACTGAGTCAGGCCGTCCAGCAGATCGAGACCGCCGTCGCCACCGATCCGTCGCGCGCGGCCAGCTACACGAACCTCGCGTCGCTGAAGCTCGCGACCGGAGACCGTCGGGCGGCCGAGGCCGCCTTCCTCAAGGCCGTGGAGATTGACTCGCGGTCCGTTCCGGCACGGCTGGCGCTGGCCAACTTTTACTGGTCCGACGGGCGCAGCGACGAGGCCGAGGAGACGCTCAAGGCCGCGCTCCGGCTGGACCGGGACCACGACCTGACGCAGCGCGCGCTGGCCATGTTCTACCTGTCGGCAGGCCGCGCGGCCGAAGCGGAAGCGCCGCTCAAGGCGCTGGCCGACAACACGAAGGATCCCGCGGCGCGACTCGCGCTGGCCGACTACTACTCGGGAACGGGACGCACCGCGGAGGCCCTGCGCGTGCTCGAGTCTTTGCGGGAGGGACCGCAGGCGACCGAGGCCCGGCTTCGAGAGGCCGCGATCCGGTACGACTCCGGAGAGCGGGAGGTTGCCGCTCGCGAGGTCGAGGCGCTGCTCGGGCGCGACGAGCAGCAGCCGCGGGCGCTGCTGCTGCAGGCCAGATGGGCGCTCTCCGAGGGACATCTCGACCGCGCGGCGGCAAAAGCGCGCGCCGCGGTCGCCGCCGATCCCCGATCGGCCGACGCGCACTCGGTGCTCGGCGCCGTCCACGGCGCGCGGCGGGAATACGAGGAAGCGGTGGCGGCATTCAGCGAGGTGCTGAGGCTCCGGCCGAGCGACACGGCGGCGCCGCTCGCGCTCGCCAAGATCCATCTCGCGCGAGGCGAGGCGCGCTCGGCCGTTCCGTTCGCGCAGGCCGCCACGCGCGGCGACGAACCGTCGGACGAGGCGCAGATCGTCCTCGTGCAGGCGCTGCTCAAGACCCGCGACGTTCCAGGAGCCGAACGCGCGCTGCAGGCGGTCGTCGCCCGCGACCGGGCGCCGGCGCTGGTCAGCGCCGGCCTGATCGCGCTCGCGAGCACGTGGCCGCCGCGCCGAACGATGTGA
- a CDS encoding tetratricopeptide repeat protein: MLAATTFVATSAHADAEKQLRRAIALDPDHLPAYSMLGRLYLATNRLDEGRREFEALALKQPRNEAAPTLIGMILHAQNHLADAQKWYERALQIRADAAVAANNLAWLYAEQGGNLDIALQLAQTAKQKIPDHPEVNDTLGWIYVKKGLPSLALRPLQASVAAEPSNATYQYHLGAAYAKLGDTANARRVLGRVLKAGTAFPNAPDAQKLLAQLGGPDGTRSR; encoded by the coding sequence ATGCTCGCGGCCACCACCTTCGTGGCCACCAGCGCGCACGCGGACGCGGAAAAGCAGTTGAGGCGGGCGATCGCGCTCGACCCGGACCATTTGCCCGCGTACTCCATGCTCGGGCGCCTCTATCTGGCGACCAACCGGCTCGATGAAGGGCGGCGGGAGTTCGAGGCGCTCGCCCTGAAGCAGCCCCGGAACGAGGCGGCGCCCACCCTCATCGGCATGATCCTGCACGCGCAGAACCACCTCGCGGACGCGCAGAAATGGTACGAACGCGCGCTGCAGATCAGGGCCGACGCGGCCGTCGCGGCCAACAACCTCGCGTGGCTGTACGCCGAGCAGGGAGGGAACCTCGATATTGCGCTGCAGCTCGCGCAGACCGCGAAGCAGAAGATCCCGGACCACCCGGAGGTGAACGACACGCTCGGATGGATCTATGTGAAGAAAGGTCTGCCGTCGCTCGCGCTGCGACCGCTGCAGGCCAGCGTTGCCGCTGAACCGTCGAACGCGACATATCAGTACCACCTTGGCGCCGCCTACGCGAAGCTCGGCGACACGGCGAACGCACGGCGCGTGCTCGGTCGCGTGCTGAAGGCGGGAACCGCGTTCCCCAACGCCCCCGACGCCCAGAAGCTGCTCGCGCAGCTCGGCGGACCGGACGGCACCCGATCGCGATGA
- a CDS encoding PilZ domain-containing protein has protein sequence MYRRPFQILLAEPDTLAAYQVMRALKERDYLVASATSANQARWWLDQWPIDLMIAAARIGSERGLALLLAARKKHPLVAGLLTGSEKDRPLDIDARRHGFQLLVRPFESVYLLMVVAELLAAVRRRQRWPRKAVHGAVPVKVAGRAGRVVDVSYGGLRFELDGEIVDVPSPMIIQFAGERLRVEAELVWSARGSDGVSSVCGVALSDASMPDRAWRKFVDRVA, from the coding sequence ATGTACCGACGCCCGTTTCAAATCCTGCTGGCCGAGCCGGACACGCTCGCGGCGTATCAAGTCATGCGGGCGCTGAAAGAGCGCGACTATCTGGTGGCGAGCGCGACGTCGGCCAACCAGGCGCGCTGGTGGCTCGACCAGTGGCCGATCGACCTGATGATCGCCGCCGCGCGGATCGGCAGCGAGCGCGGGCTCGCGCTGCTGCTCGCCGCGCGCAAGAAGCATCCGCTCGTCGCCGGCCTCCTGACCGGAAGCGAGAAGGATCGGCCGCTCGACATCGACGCCCGGCGCCACGGCTTTCAACTGCTCGTCCGCCCTTTCGAATCGGTGTACCTGTTGATGGTCGTCGCAGAGCTGCTGGCCGCGGTCCGGCGACGGCAGCGCTGGCCGCGAAAGGCGGTGCACGGCGCGGTTCCGGTCAAGGTGGCCGGCCGCGCCGGACGAGTGGTGGACGTGAGCTACGGCGGCCTGCGATTTGAACTCGATGGTGAGATCGTCGACGTGCCATCGCCGATGATCATCCAGTTCGCGGGCGAGCGGCTCCGCGTGGAGGCGGAGCTGGTGTGGTCGGCGCGCGGCAGCGACGGCGTCTCGTCGGTGTGCGGCGTGGCGCTCAGCGATGCGTCGATGCCGGACCGCGCGTGGCGGAAGTTCGTGGACCGTGTGGCATAA